One window from the genome of Magnolia sinica isolate HGM2019 chromosome 4, MsV1, whole genome shotgun sequence encodes:
- the LOC131243731 gene encoding triosephosphate isomerase, cytosolic-like, with the protein MGRKFFVGGNWKCNGTPEEVKKIVSMLNEAEVPSEEIVEVVVSPPFVYLSLVKSLLRSDFQVAAQNCWVRKGGAFTGEISAEMLVNLGIPWVILGHSERRLLLGETNELVADKVAYALSQGLKVIACVGETLEQRESGSTMEVVAAQTKAIAAQVSNWANVVLAYEPVWAIGTGKVATPAQAQEVHAELRQWLKENVGAEVAATTRIIYGGSVNGANCKDLAAQPDVDGFLVGGASLKAEFVDIIKSALVKKTA; encoded by the exons ATGGGTAGAAAGTTCTTCGTCGGCGGCAACTGGAAATgc AATGGAACTCCCGAAGAAGTAAAGAAAATTGTGTCAATGCTGAATGAAGCTGAAGTACCCTCTGAGGAGATTGTGG AGGTTGTGGTAAGCCCTCCCTTTGTCTATCTTTCCTTGGTAAAAAGTTTGCTGCGGTCTGATTTTCAAGTTGCTGCACAAAATTGCTGGGTGAGGAAAGGAGGCGCTTTTACTGGTGAAATTAG TGCAGAGATGCTTGTTAATTTGGGCATTCCTTGGGTCATTCTTGGCCATTCTGAAAGAAGGCTTCTTTTAGGTGAAACAAATGAG CTCGTTGCAGATAAAGTAGCATATGCACTTTCTCAAGGCTTGAAGGTGATTGCTTGTGTTGGGGAGACTCTTGAGCAGCGAGAATCAGGGTCCACTATGGAAGTAGTTGCAGCACAAACAAAAGCAATTGCAG CTCAAGTATCAAATTGGGCTAATGTGGTTTTGGCTTACGAGCCTGTTTGGGCCATTGGAACTGGCAAGGTTGCAACCCCTGCTCAGGCTCAGGAG GTGCATGCTGAATTAAGGCAGTGGCTTAAAGAGAATGTTGGTGCTGAAGTTGCAGCAACGACCAGGATTATATATGGAG GCTCTGTAAATGGTGCAAATTGCAAGGACCTAGCAGCACAACCCGATGTTGATGGATTTCTCGTCGGTGGAGCTTCTCTAAAG GCTGAATTTGTGGATATCATTAAATCTGCCTTGGTGAAGAAGACTGCTTGA